From the Saccharomonospora marina XMU15 genome, the window ATGACCCCGCTCACCGCAGACTCGCAGGCACGAGCGGTGTCGACCACGGGCTGACAGCGATCTCAGGGACAAGTCAGGGCACCCCTTACCGGCGGGCCCGACCCCGTTACTGCGGCTACCTGCCCCACCGGGACGGGGCGACGGCATCCCATGCCACGGTCAGCTCGCCGAGCCGCCAACGGGTGTCGCGGCCCAGCAGCGGCCAACCACGCCGGGCGAGTAGCCGTACCGCCTCGACCCACCGCACCCTGCGGCCGAACGGCGCGAACGGCACCGCGGCGGCCCAGCACTCGTCGAGCTCGGCGAGGAAGTCGTGAACGGCCTCGCCCTGCACGTTGCGGTGGATCAGTGCCTTCGGCAATCGTTGCGCCACGGTGGACGGACGGTCGATGCTGCCGAGGCGGCAGGAAAGGGTGAGGCTGATCGGGCCGGCGTGGTTCAGCGTGACCCACGAGCACAGCCTGCCGATCTCGTCGCTGGTGCCCTCCACCAGCAGACCTCCCGGCGCGATGCGGCCGAGCATCGCCTCCCACGAGGGCACGACATCGCGCTCGGCGTACTGTCGCAGCACGTTGAACGCTCGCACCAGCACCGGGCGGGTGCCCGCCAACTCGAAGCCACCCCTGCGAAAGTCCAGCCGAGGCGGGTCGGCCACCGCGGCGGCGGCCGCGACGCGGTCGGCGTCCAGTTCGAGCCCGAGCACCCGAACCCGGGGCTGCTGCTGTGCCAGCCGCCTCGCCAACTCGACGGTGGTCACCGGTGACGCCCCGTACCCGAGATCGACCACCAGTGGTTCGGCCGCGCGGGACAGCGCCCTGCCCACCGCTGCATCGGCGAGCAGCCAGCGGTCGACCCTGCGTAGCCGGTTCGGGTTGGTGGTTCCTCGGGTGGGGGTGCCGATCAGCCTCGGCCCGCGAGCCACCGCGACGTGAACTTCGCCTCGTGCTCGAGCAGTTCCGTCACCTGGTCGGCGACGAAGCTTTCGAGCTTGCCTCCCACGAGCGGGATGCGGACCTTGACCTCACCTCTGGTCTGTAGCACGCTACCCGCCGCCTCGTCGTAGAGTTCGGTGCGGGCGGTGATGTGCCCCGGCATAACGCTGACATGCACGTTCACCGTGCCGACGTAGCGGCCTTCCTGCTGCCACCAGGTGTGCTCGCGCTGCACCTCGAGGTCACCGGAGTGCATCTTTCGCACCAGGTGCGGTAGCTGCTCGGCCGGGATGCCCTGCACCAGCGTGTACCGGACACCGTCGGCCGTGGCGGTGTGGTCGCGCAGCGTCGAATCCTTGCCGCCGATCTCGTCCAGCCGGGCCCGCAGCGCCTGCTGTTGTGTCTGGGCGGCATACACGTCGGCGGCACTGTGCGCGAACGTCGCACGGTGCTCGATACGGGTCGCCATGCGCAGGACAGTACCGTTACCGCTTGTGAGCACTGTCGGAACGCCCGTCCAGGAGGCCCTGCGCGAGCACACCACGCTGCGGCTGGGCGGCCCGGCCCGCCGCTTCGTCACCGCGTCGACGACCGAGGAACTGGTTTCACTCGTACGCGAACTCGACGCGGCGGGCGAGCCGGTACTGCTGCTCGGCGGTGGCTCCAACCTCGTGGTGGCCGACGCCGGGTTCGCGGGCACGGTGGTGCGCATCGGCACCACCGGTTGGGACGACGACGGCGTCGCGGCGGGGCAGAACTGGGACGACTATGTCGCGGCCGCAGTCTGCGCCGGTCTCGGCGGCCTGGAATGCCTCTCCGGCATCCCGGGGTCGGCGGGCGCGACGCCCATCCAGAACGTGGGCGCCTACGGCTGCGAGATCAGCCAGGTGCTGCACTCCATCGACCTCTACGATCGCCGATCCGGCGAGATCCGCACCATCGCCGCCGCCGACCTCGGCTTCGCCTACCGCACGAGCGTGCTCAAGGGAACCGACTCCGGGATCGTGCTCCGGGTGCGTTTCTCGCTGCACACCGACGGGCTGTCCGCCCCGATCCGCTACGCCGAACTCGCGGCCGCCCTCGGCACCGAGATCGGCGCCAGGGTGCCTGCCGCCGAGGCCCGCGAGGCAGTGCTCGCGCTACGGGCGCGCAAGGGCATGGTGCTCGACGAGGCCGATCACGACACCTGGAGCGCGGGCTCGTTCTTCACCAATCCCGTCGTCGCGCACGACCAGGTCGCCGACGCGCTCGCCAGGATCGCCGAGGTGGTCGGGTCCGACGTGCCCGTGCCCCGGTATCCCGCCGACGGCGGGGTGAAGCTGTCCGCGGCCTGGCTGATCGAGCGCGCCGGGTTCAGCAAGGGCTACCCGGGGCCGGGCGGGCGCGTTCGACTTTCGACGAAGCACACGCTCGCGCTGACCAACCGCGGCGCGGCCACCACGGCCGACCTGCTGGCCCTCGCCCGCGAGGTGCGTGACGGCGTGCGCGACACCTTCGGAGTCACGCTGCGGCCGGAGCCGCTGCTCATCAACTGCCGGCTGTAGCGCGATGGGATCTCAGCGCCGTCTGTGCTGACTGTGCTCTCAGCGCCGTCAGCGCCGCAGAATGCGGCTGCCGTTGTACTGTGCCGTCGGCTGCAGCACGATCCGGTCGAGGTTGACGTGCGCGGGCCTGGTGGCGGCGAAGGCGATGACCTCTGCCACGTCGCTCGCGGTGAGGGGTTGCAGGCCCTGGTACACCCTCTCCGCTCGCTCGGCGTCGCCGTCGAAGCGGTTCAGCGAGAAGTCCGTCTCGACCATCCCCGGCACGATCTCGGTCAGCCGCAGCGGATCTCCAAGATGCTCCGAGCGCAGGGTCTGGTGCAGCGCAGCCTGCGCGTGCTTGGCCGAGGTGTAGCCCGCTCCGCCGTCGTACACCTCGTGCCCGGCGATGGACGTCACAGTGATCACGTGCCCCTCACCGGAGGCGATCAGCTTCGGCAGCAAAGCCTTGGTAACGCGCAGCGTGCCGAGCACGTTCGTCTGCCACATCCAGTGCCAGTTCTCCTCGTCGGCCTCCTCGACGCGTTCCAGACCCCTCGCGCCACCGGCGTTGTTGACGAGGAGGTGGCATTCTGGGACCTGGTCGACGAACGAGGCAACGGACTCGACGTCCGTCACGTCCAGTTCGTGTGCGGTGCCGGACAGTTCCTCCGCGAGCTGACGCAGCCGGTTGAGGCGGCGTGCGCCGAGCACGACGTGGAACCCGGCTGAGGCCAGTGCCCTGGCGGTCGCTTCGCCGATGCCTGCGCTGGCTCCCGTTACGACTGCGGTTCGCATGCTCATGCCCGCATGCTGCCAAATGAAGCGAGTCCGCTCACGGGTGGTTCGCATTGTGATCGAGGAGG encodes:
- a CDS encoding DUF2505 domain-containing protein codes for the protein MATRIEHRATFAHSAADVYAAQTQQQALRARLDEIGGKDSTLRDHTATADGVRYTLVQGIPAEQLPHLVRKMHSGDLEVQREHTWWQQEGRYVGTVNVHVSVMPGHITARTELYDEAAGSVLQTRGEVKVRIPLVGGKLESFVADQVTELLEHEAKFTSRWLAGRG
- a CDS encoding SDR family oxidoreductase — encoded protein: MSMRTAVVTGASAGIGEATARALASAGFHVVLGARRLNRLRQLAEELSGTAHELDVTDVESVASFVDQVPECHLLVNNAGGARGLERVEEADEENWHWMWQTNVLGTLRVTKALLPKLIASGEGHVITVTSIAGHEVYDGGAGYTSAKHAQAALHQTLRSEHLGDPLRLTEIVPGMVETDFSLNRFDGDAERAERVYQGLQPLTASDVAEVIAFAATRPAHVNLDRIVLQPTAQYNGSRILRR
- a CDS encoding UDP-N-acetylmuramate dehydrogenase — its product is MSTVGTPVQEALREHTTLRLGGPARRFVTASTTEELVSLVRELDAAGEPVLLLGGGSNLVVADAGFAGTVVRIGTTGWDDDGVAAGQNWDDYVAAAVCAGLGGLECLSGIPGSAGATPIQNVGAYGCEISQVLHSIDLYDRRSGEIRTIAAADLGFAYRTSVLKGTDSGIVLRVRFSLHTDGLSAPIRYAELAAALGTEIGARVPAAEAREAVLALRARKGMVLDEADHDTWSAGSFFTNPVVAHDQVADALARIAEVVGSDVPVPRYPADGGVKLSAAWLIERAGFSKGYPGPGGRVRLSTKHTLALTNRGAATTADLLALAREVRDGVRDTFGVTLRPEPLLINCRL